The sequence TTGCACATCACGAAGCGGTGGTCCCCCAATGTCACCTCGTGGACCTCGCCGTCCCGTTCGGAAAAGGCCTCGCGGACGAACGACGAGATCGCGGAGATCATGCTCCCGACCACGTCGCGGTCCTTGTCGGACATCAGGCTCCGGGACATGTGTTTGACCAGGAGACCGTTCGGCCCGATCAGGAAGACCTCCTCGACCACGGGCTCCGGCGGGACCTCGACGACAAACTCGGTCGGCGGGGGCGGAGGCAACTCGGGCTCGACCGCCGAGGCCCTTGTGAAAGGGGTGAGCTCGACGGCGCGCGCCGGGGTCCCCTTCTTCGCCGTCTTGACCGACGCGATGTGCCAGACGTCCGACGAGGCCCAAGCGAGCGCGAGCCCCGCGACGATCGCGAGGACCCAGCCCGTGGCCGGCGTCCATGCGAGGACCGTCCCGGTCGCGGGGTCGTACGTCTGGCCCCGGAATTCGGGGATGCCGGCCCCGAGGCTCGGCAGGTCTGCCGTCGCCGCGGCAGGCAGTGTGAAGACAATCGCGAAGGTTGCGTACAGGATCGAAGCACAGGCGCCGAGGAACGCGACGCCCGCGTATGTTCCGCGTATCCCCTTCCAACGCGAGAGCGCGGTCAAGGCAACGCCGCCGAGCGACGCGATCATCCCGATCAGAAAGAACTGGGCGAACTCGCCGAACGCGCGGGCCATGTTCGGTTGCGACGCCGAGAGCTCGGCGTAGCTATAGGACCGGGACTCTTCGAGTTGGTTCGATGTCTTGTTGAACCGTTCGCGATGCGCGGAGAACAGGCCGTATTGCCAGACGTCGCGGACTTGCGCGTTCTCGAGCCGCCACTCCCAGGTCGGCTGCCCGAAGACGGCGACGGCTAAGGCGATGGCTACCCCTGCGGCAGCGATGCCCGACCAGACAGACATGTCTGGAAATTCGACGCCGCCGTGCGGTTATGAGGCCTCTCACGTGGTTATCGGGGCTGACACGAAAAATCAAGATTGAGAACCGACCTTAGCGGCCTTTCCATGCCGGATCGCGCTTCTCGAGGAACGCCCGCACGCCTTCCTCCTTGTCCTCGGACGCCATCGCGAGCGCGAAGAGGCTCTGCTCGTACCGACGGCCTTGGTCTAAGGGTAGCCGCGTCGCCGCGTGAATCGCCGCCTTCGCCAGTCGGACCGCGACGGCGCTGTGCGCCGCAATCTTTCCGGCGATCTCGAAGGTGCGCTCTTCGAGCCGCGCGTGCGGGACGACCTCGTCCACGAGGCCGAGCCGGAGGGCTTCTGCCGCATCGATTCGATCTCCGGTGAGGGTGAGCTTCATCGCGTTGCCCATGCCAACGAGCCGCGGCAGTCGCTGGCTCCCACCTCCACCTGGGATGATCCCGATGTTGATCTCCGTCTGCCCGAGCGTCGCCTGCTCCGATGCGATTCGGATGTCGCATGCCATCGCGAGCTCGAGTCCGCCACCGAAGCAGTAGCCGTTGATCATCGCGATGATGGGCTTCGCCACCCGATCGACCGCGTCGTACAAGGTTCCGTGCTCGTTCATGCGCCACTGTTCCATCGGCGTCCGACCTTGGAACTCGTGGATGTCTGCGCCGGCCGTGAAGGCCTTGTCGCCTGCGCCCGTCATCACGATTGCGCGCACCTTCGCGTCCGTGTCGGATTCGTGCAATGCGCGGATGAGTTCCTCTTTCATCATCATCGACATCGCGTTCAGTTTGTCGGGACGGTTGAGGATGATGAGGCCCGCGGAATCCCGACGGCTTGTGACAATCGTCTCAAAGTTCATGATATCGGCGGGAGGAAGGCCCTCAGGCGACTTGAGTCCTCGCTCCGGGGTTACCTCTAAACGGGGTAAGCCGCCCGGTTCCCGTCGGTCGCCTCGGCGGTTTCCATCGATTTGCGGGGCCCCCGCTCACTTCCCCTGGAACGTCGGCTTCCGCTTCTCGAGGAAGGCCCGGAATCCTTCTTTCGC is a genomic window of Thermoplasmata archaeon containing:
- a CDS encoding enoyl-CoA hydratase-related protein, with the protein product MNFETIVTSRRDSAGLIILNRPDKLNAMSMMMKEELIRALHESDTDAKVRAIVMTGAGDKAFTAGADIHEFQGRTPMEQWRMNEHGTLYDAVDRVAKPIIAMINGYCFGGGLELAMACDIRIASEQATLGQTEINIGIIPGGGGSQRLPRLVGMGNAMKLTLTGDRIDAAEALRLGLVDEVVPHARLEERTFEIAGKIAAHSAVAVRLAKAAIHAATRLPLDQGRRYEQSLFALAMASEDKEEGVRAFLEKRDPAWKGR